ACAGAAACAAGTTTTATCAAGAAATCGAAGGCGAAACTGATTAGAAACCCGATGATGATGTCGCGCGCTTGAATTATGATGGCTTGTAGTATTTTGTAGGTACGAAAGGCATTTTCGTGACAGCTCCATCGTAGGCCTTTCCTCGGACAATAATCTTAACTTTGGTTCCGGCCTTGTGTGATCCAGACTTCACGTACCCCATCGCTATGTTTTTCTTCAGGCAGGGGCTAAATCCTCCACTTGTGACTTCCCCAATGGTTTCACCTTTCTCGTTTTGAATCTCGCTGTGGCTTCTAGCAGGCGGGCCTGAAGAGATGAAACCAGCACGCCGGATTTTAGGACCTTCCTCAAGTTGCTTGAGTATTACCTCAGCACCAAGAAAGCCGCCTTctgcccttcttctcttcccTATAGCCCATGTGAGTCCAGCCTCCACAGGTGTTGTGTGTTGCTCCATATCATTGCCGTATAAACACAACCCAGCTTCCAGTCGGAGACTGTCGCGAGCACCCAGACCTGTCAGCCTCACCTTCCCCtcggatttctccaagattgcttTGGCAAGATCTACTGCATTCTCATCAGGAACCGAGATTTCAAATCCATCTTCACCGGTGTACCTAAAATTCTCAGTGAACAGTACAATCAAATGTCAATCACAGCTCACTCAATAAGACAGTAGAAATGCCAAATTCTTATATCACCAAAGAAAGGCACATAACAGAATAAAATTGCTTCACTTGTCATCTTCAATCCTTTTATTAGTAATTACGTGGGGGAAGAGAAATGACTAACTAAAGTCTGAGCACTTGCAAAGAACCTTAAATTGGTATAAACCAAGGGTCATCAGCCGAATTCTCAGATGGAAAACTATAATCCCCACACCGTCGAAAGTAATTTGCTCGCTTTGGAAAAGACCACAAAAGAGATGGGGGAAACGTACCCAGTCCTTGTGAGAAAGCAGTGTGCACCATTGATATCCAAAATTCGGAACTCTCCAAAATATAACTTGCTCAAATCCTCTTTTGTCAAGTGTTGAAGAGTTGGGGCAGCAAGAGGACCCTGCTCGAAAAATCAGAAAACTCTTAGTGCATTGTTACTATGAGAAACATTAATCAGCTATTGAAGCAAAATCAAACTGTGTCCAAATGTGAACCTACTTCACTATCGTAACTGCAGCAGTTTTAACTAATCGAATTATTTGTCAAATCAACATAAATAAGTTTCAACTGAACCACAAAACCTACCTTCTAATTGCTGTACTTAGcttaaatttcttttaaactggATTTTTTATTGTAAGAGGAAAAAAGCAGCAATTGAATCAGACGATTCCAAACTCAAATGCAATTGAATAAGACAAATTTCAAATATGCAACACCGCAATCATACACGCCAGTTCTATCAAATGAGCAAgagaatatttaaaaaacacgAGTATATGGCAGATTCGGTACAATAACAATATGAATCAACAAAGACGAGTAAATATTTGATCAAAGGATTCACCTGGAGAGCTAGAAGAGATCTCTCATCATGGATGTGCCATGAGACATCTCCGCCTTTAGCCTTGAATGCCTTCATATGCTCTTCAATGTGAGCAAGATCTTTATCCCTACATCCAGCATTCACCACCAGGTATATGTGGTCATCGGTAACCTTGGTAATCACAGAATCATCAATTGCCCCTCCCTTCTCGTTTGTAAAGACAGTGAGTGTCCCCGTTCCAGGGGCAAGCGAAGCAACATCCGCAATGACAAGCTTTTCAAGGAATGGAATGGAGTCCTTCCCCTTAAGGCTAAGCCCACACATATGCGAGACATCAAACAGACTACCATTCTGCCTGCAGTTTATAGTGGAGTCGATGATCGAGTCCTTATACTGAATAGGCATTCCCCATCCAGCGAAAGGCACCATCTTTCCGCCATTTGCAATGTGGAAGTCATAGAGGACTGTCTTTTTGAGTTCAGCTTCTGAGGCAAAGTATCGACGAGCTACAGCCTTCTTATCACCCTGAGCAATACGCCGGGTGATTGACTGGCCAAGTTGCCACAAACCCGCTCCTCTCATCTTAGCAGAAATATCTGAGACACATAATCAATCATACTGACTTTTAGGTTCATGTTACAAAATCGAGATAGGTCTGCTATACTAGAAATGACACGCCTCTATAACTTGTCCTACAAACAAAGCATATTCTAAATGGGCACCAAACGATTCAAGCCAAACCTCCATATCTCAAAAACAACAATAATCAATACACGGTAGGGCGTCATGAGTTGCCGTGAGGAAGAAACCAACGAGTGATAAATCGATCAAAAATGTTGCATTGCATTGCAATTCATACAGTTTTGTTAGTGTGGTTGCATCGAGACATTCCCCTTAAGCACCAAAATTTTGAACTTTGAGGTCGAAAGTCATCCAAATGGTATAAAAACACAGAGGAATTCATCAAGCAGGTCTCTTTACAATACAATTTTCACACTTTGCATATGAGAATCCACCAAATCAACATAACAAGTTTTAAACCACTGAAAGAATGCTACAAATCAATCAGAACCTCTTTCAAGAACAATAAAACAAATTGAATATTAAGCCATTGGGATCTCAAATATCAGAACCATCAAAGAGAAAGCAAACCAACCACACAGATCTCCTAATCTCACATCATctaatctagagagagagagagagagagagagagatagatgcattaaaaataatattcccAGAAAAACATACCCAATGAGATGCAATTACAGAACAAGGagagaaaaagaataaaaaaactcaCATGCTGAGATGGCTTGTCTTCTCTGTTATCTGTTCTTTCAAAAACAAGCAAATCTGAGACTGAGAGCCCAAATGAGCATCTGCAAACTCAGAACAAAGGTGGCGTTTTTATATTTCTGAGTCCAAGTACGAGACAGTCGCAGAGacagataaattaaaaaaagaaggaaaaaggaaaaaagaaaagggttggTGGGTATGTAGTGGGTGGAGGAGGGTTCTCCCCTTCCTAATCGATAGAGCACCCCATCGCCAGTCAGTGAGTGGTGATGGCACAACTTGACAAAATAATCCCAATCCCCTCTATCCTATGATCATATCGCTTTCTTCACTCCACTCTTTCAACACAAGGACTTGTGCGTCGGATTGGATTCGGGTTTTCTCCTCTATTCACTAGATTTTACAAAATAAGTCACgaggttttaattttcttcaagtGCACTATGATTTAAAATCGTATcaatttatggtttttttttagttaaccGTGTGATTCAACATTAAATTGATGATGTTGTAGATATGCGAATTGGTTCTAGGTTACGTAGAATCTACAATTGCACAACTAAGACAAACTAAGGGACTATTTGTCGTTTGGGACTAATAATGCATTTTGAAGAGAAATTGAAGCTCGATGATAACtagttttgtttccaagtagtACTATTGTGATTTCCACACCAATACATAAATGAGTCATACACTAGTCGTGCTATCAATTTAATAAGAATCACAAAAACATACAGTTATACAAATCGTAGACATGAAGGATGGGGATGATTCAGATGAAGGACGGACAATAATAAAACCTCATGGGACATTTTGACTTTCTAATACAAGTGAGCCTCGTATACAATAATAACATGATCCACCTATATTAGAGTGTCAACAAGTGTGTCAGTTTTgtgtatttaaatagaattattGTTATActctagcaaaaaaaaaataatctccTTGCAATAAGAAAATGATTTATtcacacttttttaattaatgcatattttattttttaaccacTAGATTTAAcgaataaaaaaagaataaatgatgataaataaggaaaaaaaagtgtGCATATTACTCTCCATACAAGATTTGGACCATTCCAATCTTACATAGAGCACAAAAGCATGAGGCTTACTGGGCTCATAGATTGCCCTGGCCCAATGTCCCCAACATTTCTACTCAAGATCCATCTAAATATTGCCatagcaaaataaaaaattaagaacaaaacagGGGTAATTAATCAAAGATagagaaaattcaaatttggtaACTTAAATTAATTATTCCATATCTAGTACACCAACCATATATGATGAGCACAAATTAAGCAACtagtattaattaattgattcagCTAGCTGCATGCATATATAGTGCTCAAGTCGATCCACCACCAGCTCCTTGCCCTTCAACCGCCCCCGCCCCCGCCCCCGCCCCAGCTGCAGCTCCATCCGCAGCTCCGGATTCAGCACCAGATGCAGCTCCGGTACCACTACCATAGCCTACTCCACTTCCGAACCCACTTCCGAACCCACATCCAAAACCACAAGCACCCACAAGCACCAACATGATGAAAACCCTCGCAGCAGCCATGATTTCAAGCTATTCCTAGGAGAGAAGTAATAAGCTAAAGATTTGTGTGTATTCGATTTGGGACATTTCCCTTCAGGTTGGGAGACTGAATTTATAGGTTGAAGAACAAGACTAGAGAAGATGAAGGTTGAAATTAGGGAGATCCTCTTCATGTACGTGAGTAACCTATATTTTCGGTTTACCAACAAATACAACCGCGCCCACGTATTGTTGGTGTGTTTGCATCaaaatgatgtttttttttttttcatttctaacCTCTGTTACCTCTATGTAGTTGAGAGAGGTTACTAAATTTGTATCCCTCGTGGTTTGAAAGTCAAATGTAAAATCACACCATCGACATGCATGTTTTGTGACGTTAATTTGTAATGAAATATTATAAGTCACGTTATTTGCACTTGGAGCTATTTTGTTAATCACTACACACTACAAGAAAAACTGACAACTACTGATATTGGTTGTACCAAATGAGGTGCATAAAAAGCATACAAGTGACTAAGtgtgacacgccccgaccccgatattccccgaataccaggataagcacgtgttggccgacacccgagggtgacgaaagccatttattaagtgcaaatgctgaaaataagggataaataaggtttataaatataaaagaataatgaatatgcaaataaggaccgtgttcagagcacacctctaatctagaacactagaagaaaataatataaaattgaatgaaacaaaggagtgggtcctacaccgagagaactcgaagatgccgatgcggaagtgcctggacgtcgggattgtatgcctcgattctaagtcctgaagggggcgcaaaacaaacatgagtggaccaagttgatatatataataaaatagttatcaacatactaacctcaggttttatgaaaacacaaatataatgataaacataggttttccgaaacctagcatgtcgtgcaatatctcaaatcataattcgcataaataataaacactagtgaatgtccgatataacacttcaggccccatgccggctccccgtctctgagcagacagtcagaggaaaatgcacttcaggccccttgccggctcaccgtctctgagcagacagtcagaggaaaacacacttcagaccctatgccaacaccaaaccgtcgcccgggacggaccggatctatcccttcgtcccgtagcggaaaggaccactaggtaagtacaaaaccagtgaacatacatatattgaaaatcaacttcatagtataaagtcatccatcatctatactataaagaagtgttctaaacatgttctaaatatcatatcgtcatccatcagatattctataagaacatgggttataggaaaaatagtaataattcaaactagcatcagtaagcatgttatctcaaaacgtttcataaaacataatcgtaaagtcatgcttttctgtgtatgcaattctaccattaaaacatgcaattttagaaggggtccactcacagtacttcgccgtcgaaaagCCACACCACTAGCGAAGACGGAAACGCCACAAATAATTGCctctaagcacataaatggtacatttagtcaaactctactcaaacgaatgaatttgggaaaacggacatcggaaatgggttcaggacgtcgaaattagcctagaagAGTTCCCGcacgaaaactaaaaaaagtcaacggtcaaagtcaacgttgaccgttgaccgatcaaagtcaaagtcaactcTGACCGTTGACCGGGTCACGAGTCAACGGGTCGcgggttttgggttagggttttgggttaggtgttaggtgggttgggtttgggtaaAAACAGAAAATGGGTTTGGGTTCTTGAACCTCACGGCCCAAGGCCTAATTAAAAAGGGGAAAAATGGGTTTGGGCTGCAACCAAGGCCCTAAggccttttgggtttttaaaagaaacaaaaataaaaaaaaagaaacggtTGGGCTTTTGGGCTAAAACCCGAAACGGCCTAAGGCCCGTGGGGAAAAAAAGATGGCCCGAAGGCCTGGGTGCGCCGGATTCCAAGGAGGGAGAAGGCCGGTTTTCGGCCggagaattcccaagctccgttggagctcaaaactcaaccaaaacatgtcattcaatataccaaattgaagccccgaaggtaaggaatcgaaatatacccttggttcctGTCATCGtggtcgaagttggccggaaaatagcctggaagccacgggtgtccgccggaaactgggtaagattcaattgagcataacttcttcaatactcaatgaaattgggtgaaacaaaaaggaaagttgtagtactcagcgagacgaagagattgatacatCGCACGCCGGCCaaatcgccgtggtttggccggaaatttcctcgaaaggggcggtgctcgccggaaaactgggaaatgtctccgaggtggtttcttcatggtttgacgtccaaaacacaaccacggggttaggaaagagctataggtgtgggcatgggtgtgtatgtgtgtgtgtgtgtgttcttgtcgGAGGAAGGAGCACCGAGAGGGGAGGGATGGAGAAAtcagaggaagaaagagagaagagagaagagagacttttcagaaaaaaacaaaagaaagggaaagggaaccgGGACACAAgacagggggtgggccccttgggctcaccaattaaggttcaaaaacaattttaaaaaggaaggtatccccctaacttagtgaaaatacaaaaataactaTTTTCTTCCGTAAATCCCGGAACGggttgttacaatctaccccccttaaaagaatttcgtcccgaaatttaaaatcacaaCTTAAACCAAAATGCTCGAAAATAGGAAGAAGAATATATGTATAAAGAGAATTCAAGTCAGAGTGGGTGCATCATAGAGAATATGCCACACCGTCGCGAGTGGGTTGCCAAATCCTCTGTCATGCCTCCAAGCTCTTACTTTCTTCCCCATCAGTGTAAAAGTAGAAATATACTTTAATAAGATATAaagttgaaaacatatatagatGTAAGTTCAAAAATAAGTACGCAAAATACTAGAGCGTCAAAATAGTCAAAATAGATATGTACTAACATATAGGTCGAAAACTCGCGCTTAACTTAAAACTGAAAACGGAAATACTTCCCCCAAAACATTTGTAAcgacaaaaacaaataattaaagaaaaggaagTTAAAATACTTACATTGAAAATCAAAACTGAACTCAAAACTGAAAAATGAGAGTGGGTCTCGCCTAAGCATACGAACGTCACGTACTCCGAGAATAGATGTGTCTTTGGGTCAAGTCCTAACAATAGTGAATCCGTACCAACTGCTGAAGACGAATCTTCCtgcccacttgcttaacgaacccaacgaataagttTTCAATACCACAGTCGGCCGCCCGTGATATCGATCACACATtcgttgtctcgataagcaagCAGTAATTTGCTGAGGGTGCATAATTTCACGCGTCGTAAATTCCATCTTTCGAATACCAGTTCACAATACTCCTCAACTAACCAGTATTGCCTGTAGAACTCTCGTACCATGCCGCAAAAATGGCGTACTCAAACCGATCAAAACAGAAACTGTCGTCATAAAACTCTATCTAGTATCAAGCATCTTATCTTCCTCAATTCTTCCAAATGCGACCAACTACTCCAGTGTTTTGCCAACAAAGAACCCATTTGAAAACTGTACTTTGGGATTCAAAGGAAGTGACTATCCTGTTAATAGTAGACTCCAAAGCTCGAGCCAAGCAACTAGAAAACGAGAAGTCACCTTTCCCAACAAGCGGTATCTCTTGGGAATCATTGTAGTGCTCAAACCACCTCTCCAATTTTGCTTGGTTGCAGATTTCTAGTAAAACAAGGTCAACGTTGATGGAAAGAAGGACTCTCAAGTGATCAACCTAAAAATAAATGAGAGTACACACCTTTCGAGAGAAGTGTAAAGATTTTCCGATTCTCACCTCG
This genomic stretch from Pyrus communis chromosome 2, drPyrComm1.1, whole genome shotgun sequence harbors:
- the LOC137725192 gene encoding aminomethyltransferase, mitochondrial translates to MRGAGLWQLGQSITRRIAQGDKKAVARRYFASEAELKKTVLYDFHIANGGKMVPFAGWGMPIQYKDSIIDSTINCRQNGSLFDVSHMCGLSLKGKDSIPFLEKLVIADVASLAPGTGTLTVFTNEKGGAIDDSVITKVTDDHIYLVVNAGCRDKDLAHIEEHMKAFKAKGGDVSWHIHDERSLLALQGPLAAPTLQHLTKEDLSKLYFGEFRILDINGAHCFLTRTGYTGEDGFEISVPDENAVDLAKAILEKSEGKVRLTGLGARDSLRLEAGLCLYGNDMEQHTTPVEAGLTWAIGKRRRAEGGFLGAEVILKQLEEGPKIRRAGFISSGPPARSHSEIQNEKGETIGEVTSGGFSPCLKKNIAMGYVKSGSHKAGTKVKIIVRGKAYDGAVTKMPFVPTKYYKPS